One Vicugna pacos chromosome X, VicPac4, whole genome shotgun sequence DNA window includes the following coding sequences:
- the LOC102543192 gene encoding heterogeneous nuclear ribonucleoprotein A1-like, whose translation MSKSESPKEPEQLRKLFIGGLSFETTDESLRSHFEQWGTLTDCVIMRDPNTKRSRGFGFVTHATVEEVGAAMNARPHKVDGRVVEPKRAVSREDSQRPGAHLTVKKIFVGGIKEDPEGHHLRDYFGQYGKIEVIENMTDRGSGKKRGFAFVTFDDHDSVDKIVIQKYHTVNGHNCEVRKALSKQEMASASSSQRGRSGSGNFGGGCGGGFGGNDNFGHGGNFSGRSGFGGSRGGGGYGGSGDGYNGFGKDGSNFGGGGSYNDFGSYNNQSSNFGPMKGGNFGGRSSGPYGGGGQYFAKP comes from the coding sequence ATGTCGAAGTCAGAGTCTCCCAAAGAGCCCGAACAGCTGCGGAAGCTCTTCATCGGAGGTTTGAGCTTTGAAACAACCGATGAGAGTCTGAGGAGCCACTTTGAGCAATGGGGAACGCTCACAGATTGTGTGATAATGAGGGATCCAAACACCAAGCGCTCCAGAGGCTTTGGGTTTGTCACACATGCCACTGTGGAGGAGGTGGGTGCAGCCATGAATGCAAGGCCACACAAGGTGGATGGAAGAGTTGTGGAACCAAAGAGGGCCGTCTCAAGAGAAGATTCTCAAAGACCTGGTGCCCACTTAactgtgaaaaagatttttgttggTGGCATTAAAGAAGACCCGGAGGGACATCACCTAAGAGATTATTTTGGACAGTATGGGAAAATTGAAGTGATTGAAAACATGACTGACCGGGGCAGTGGCAAGAAGAGAGGCTTTGCTTTTGTAACCTTTGACGACCATGACTCCGTAGACAAGATTGTCATTCAGAAGTACCATACTGTGAATGGCCACAACTGTGAAGTAAGGAAAGCCCTATCTAAGCAAGAGATGGCTAGTGCTTCATCCAGCCAAAGAGGTCGAAGTGGTTCTGGAAACTTCGGTGGTGGTTGTGGAGGTGGTTTTGGTGGGAATGACAATTTTGGTCATGGAGGAAACTTTAGTGGTCGAAGTGGTTTTGGTGGCAGTCGTGGTGGTGGTGGATATGGTGGCAGTGGGGATGGCTACAATGGATTTGGTAAAGATGGAAGCAATTTTGGAGGTGGTGGAAGCTACAATGATTTTGGCAGTTACAACAATCAATCTTCAAATTTTGGACCCATGAAAGGAGGAAACTTCGGAGGCAGAAGTTCTGGCCCCTATGGTGGTGGTGGCCAATATTTTGCCAAACCATGA